Part of the Paenibacillus aurantius genome, GGTGATGGTAAGGACCGTTATGAGTGCGAAATAGATCCCGGCCGTCCAGGCCGCTCCCTTGCGGTCCTCAAAATAGAGCATGATGAGGATGTTGATGAGCATCAGGGAGCCGAGCAGCGCCCCCAGGGCGGACATCCGGACGATGTCGATCATCGTTTTCTGCAGCCCGAGCCGTTCCAGCAGCGCCTGGCAGGCGATGAGGAAAAACAGCGTGAGGATGCCCTGGATTTTGGTCACCCGGTACAGTTCCCTCCACAGCACCTCGGTCATGCGGGTCTTGGCCCGTTTGATCATGTCGAGCGTCCCTCCGTTCGTAACGTAGCCGTAGAACACCTTGTATTTGTCGTAAAATTGGGTCTCCACGGATACGACGAACAGCACAAGGGACGGAATGATCGTCAGGTTCGCCAGGAAAACGGAGCTGTCGTACAGGGGACTGTAAGTGAACGTCCGCTCGATCCGCACGCCCGACGGCCCAAGCCAGATGATCAAGTTGTGCATCCAAACCCCCAGGTTATAGAAGAAGCCGACGGCGAGCAAGGAAGGGTACTTGTCGACATAATGCAGAAAGCCGTACGGATTGGACTCCTCCCGAGCCGGAAAGGAACGAAGCAGGACCAACGCCAGCATTGTGGCCGTTACGCCAATTCCGAGACCGAAGCCGAGAAGAAGATTCGTGGCTTGTCCATGACTGGCAAAAGGAAGGGGATGATGAAGAAGCAGGAGCACCCCTCCGACGGAAACCGCTCCTCCCGCCAGAAAGGCGAGGGAGATGATCTTGTAGCTCTTGGCCGCCGTCAGGAAGATCATCGCGAGCCAAATTTGCCCGATCAGCATAAAGACAGCTGCGCTTCCCAACTTATACAGCATCGGCAGCGGAGAATTCCAGAAGAAAATTACGGAAGCCACGGCCGACAACGCCAGTACCAGCCGGGAGATGCCCGTAAAAGTCGGGGTCACCACCTCCAGCCGGTTGAGGTAGAAATGATCCGCCAAATACCGGATGACGCTGAGCTGCCATCCCCCGGACAGAATCTGGGAGAAGATAAAGCAATACGACACCGTGACGACAAAAAGCTGCCGCTCGGCATCGTCCACGCCTCCAAGCCGCTGCAGCAGGAAATTGATCAGGGCGATGCTTCCGACGGACAGAATCCAAGGGCCTGCCGCAATAAAGGAGGCATACGCGTATGCGCGAACCCGGAGGGACAAATAATCCTCCCGAAAAAGCTTCTGAAGGGTAAAGCCGATCCCCGCCATCAGGTCACCACCTCGCTGTACAGCTTTCGATATGCCTCAATAAATTGATCGATCCGGTAGAAGGACGAGACCCGGCGGCGGCCCGCTTGCCCCATGTAGAGGCGCTCCTGCGGATATTTCTCCATCTTGATCATCATGCGGGCCATCGCTTCGGGATTAACGGGAGGTACGACGTAGCCGGCGATGCCCGCATCGTGCTCGTCCCGTCCCTCGAGGAGCTCCCGGCAGCTGCCGACATCCGTGCAGATCCACGGAACACCCGCCGCCATGCCTTCCAGCACGGCAAGCGGCTGCCCTTCGCTGATGCTGCTCAGGATGAGGACGTCGATCTTCGGCAGGTACTCGTCGATCGGAACCTTCCCCG contains:
- the pelG gene encoding exopolysaccharide Pel transporter PelG; translated protein: MAGIGFTLQKLFREDYLSLRVRAYAYASFIAAGPWILSVGSIALINFLLQRLGGVDDAERQLFVVTVSYCFIFSQILSGGWQLSVIRYLADHFYLNRLEVVTPTFTGISRLVLALSAVASVIFFWNSPLPMLYKLGSAAVFMLIGQIWLAMIFLTAAKSYKIISLAFLAGGAVSVGGVLLLLHHPLPFASHGQATNLLLGFGLGIGVTATMLALVLLRSFPAREESNPYGFLHYVDKYPSLLAVGFFYNLGVWMHNLIIWLGPSGVRIERTFTYSPLYDSSVFLANLTIIPSLVLFVVSVETQFYDKYKVFYGYVTNGGTLDMIKRAKTRMTEVLWRELYRVTKIQGILTLFFLIACQALLERLGLQKTMIDIVRMSALGALLGSLMLINILIMLYFEDRKGAAWTAGIYFALITVLTITLLPLGIDYYGFSYFLGGAGAYAWSGLRLLRFLERIEVHTFISQSILYREVRGWFTRLGEKAYRWF